A stretch of DNA from Candidatus Nomurabacteria bacterium:
AACGCGGAGTTTTGTATTGAGTGCATTCACACACGATTCAACAAGTTTATCTTCATCGAACGATACAGTATAGTAAGTCTTCGAATTAATTTTCTCCCAAAGATTCTTAAACTCTTTACTTGCAAACTTTTCTTGGTCTAAATGAAGTGTTGCCTTAGTGCGCGCATCGGATACAATCGGGTCCTTCTTCGGATCATAAACTGATTCAATAAGATTAAGCGCACTATCTACATAAGGCTCTAGATCTTTAGAAACACTGCCCAGAACTTCAGTAACTTTTTCAACTCTCAGCTCAGGAGACAAGTCATGGAACATATCTGTCAGCTGGCCCTCTTCAACAATACCGGCCTGTTTTAATGTAACGAATATTTCTGCTGCCTTACTGCTATCAATCTCGACTTCATTACCCGCATGATCAACCCAGACTTGGCCGGTGAAGAGGTCGGGGGTAACTGCCTTCGGACGATTCTTTATAACTTCGTAGAATTCATCTTGAAGTGCCTTTGCAAATGCTTCGTAGCTTTCATTGGCTATGACAGTGAGGGAATTTACTTCATGAACACCGTGCACCCCAAGCACATCTGCGTCCATTCTATCGCCATTCTTGTTGACACTCAAACGAAGTCCGCGACCTATTTCTTGTCGTTTTTTAATCTCACCGGTACTCATCCGGAGTGTACAGATTTGGAATACATTTGGGTTATCCCAACCTTCTCTGAGTGCAGAGTGACTAAAGATAAAGCGCACGGGCTCCTCGTTGCTTAAAAGACGCTCTTTGTTCTTCATGATGAGATCATATGCGTCAACATCAGCAGATTCGCTTTCACCACGCTTTACGTCACTATCTACAGCTCTGCCTTTCTTATCAACGGAGAAGTAACCCGCGTGAATTCGATGGCTTTCGTCTCGCTCTAAGAATGTTCGGTATTCTTCGTCCTCTCCAAATGGCAGCTGTTCAAAAAACCGATCAATGGCATTTTTGTATTCTTCTTCAAATACTTTTGCATACACACCTTTTTGTTCACCAGAGTCGTCATAGTATTTATACTTTGCAACCTCGTCGATGAAGAATAGAGAGAGCACCTTAATGCCTCTTTTGTACAGCTCACGTTCTTTTTCGAGGTGGCTCATGATTGTCTCACGAATTTGTATGCGCCGAATATCTTCTTCGCTTGTATCACCGACGACTTCGCCCAGCTGCAATCGCACGCCGTTGGTGAACTCGACATAGCCCTCGCTGGCATGTATGTCAGAGATCGTATAACCGTCACGGTAGGCTTCAATCTCACCAGAATGGTCATAAATATTATCGCCGTGACTGAACGTTTTAAGTTTTTTTACGATTCCCGATCCAGTAGCTGCGTTATGTTCAAACAAAACAGTGGCTGATGGGCTCTTATTTGGGTAAACATTAATCCGCTGGAGGTAGAGATACCCGTTTGTAGCAGTCGTACCATTGACCGATATACCTTTTACAGTAATCTTTTTAACAAGCTGCTTCTGATAGGCATCGACTGCATCAAGTCGATACACCATATTGAAGTTTTCTCGGTGAGTAGCGGAATAGTTGATATAAAAGAGCGGATTGAACTTTCCCAGTGAATCACGAGCAACATTTTTACTTGATACAGTACCAATAACACTCTGCGGCTCATCAATTATGACGATAGGGTTTACCGCTGCGATCACATCAATTGGGCGGCGAGACCGGAAAGAGTCCAGCTTCATGTAGATACGACGAGCATCTTTGCCGGTAGCATTAAACGCCTGCGTATTAATGATCATCACGTTAATCCCAGAGTCGTCGGCGAACTGTTCAAGTTCATTCAAGCGAGAGGAATTGTAAATAAAGAATCGACAAGCTTTACCGTAGTCTTCTTTGAAGTGGTCGGCAGTAATCTGGAAACTTTTGTGTACGCCTTCACGGATCGCAACACTTGGCACGACGATAATAAACTTGCTCCAACCGTAGCGAGCATTCATCTCGTACATTGTCTTGATGTAAGTATATGTTTTTCCCGTACCAGTCTCCATCTCAACCGTGAATACTGGCTTGGTCACTGTCGATTTTTGGCCATTGCCCCAATCAACCTTACTAGTCATGTGCTCCAGTTTTGATGAAGGAAGAATGCCTTGTTCTTTCTGAACTGACCGAAGGTTTTTGAGTAAATCTTCTTCGCGGAGTCGAATATCTGGGTTGGCCCAACCAGTACGCGCAACATCCAATAGTGTAGCCTGAGTAGCGCTTGATTCGCCTTGGTCTACAAGGAACTTTCTAGTTTCGTTTGGCTGCCCAGCAAATACATCACAGACTGCATTAGTAGCATCTTCTTGAAACTTTTGGTGCTTAAACCGAAGTCTCATTGCTAAACAACTTTCACTTTAGTTTCGGGGGAGAGAATACGGAAGTGTTCCGCGAGGTTTACCTTTGCCTGGCTATCGGCAAATGACGATTCTCTAAAGACTGCTGTGAGTGGTTTGAGTTTTGCAATCTCTTTGATTGTTGCTTCACTGATATTTTCAGCAAAACAAGCTATGAGACCAGATACCCCGCCGAAGTAGTCGTACTTATAGGTGGTTGAACCAGATAACTCGACAGTTTCAATAGGTCGGTTAAGCTCAAGAGCAGATTGAGTTAGTACGCCGTATAGAAGGTCGAGGTCACTGCGATCTTCTTTTATGTTATCAACCGCATCGAGTAGTTCGGCTTGTGAATATTGACCTGCGGATTTGTATACTTCTTTGTAGTTCGTGTCGTCGATCAACAGCGATCGAAAACCGTAGTCAACTTTGGCGTCGGGGCGTTCGCTGGCAATTTTGTCACCAGCTCGATGAATGCGTTCGCGAGAGATTTCTGGGATCGTTTTGTAGCCAGCCTTGAATGCTTCGGACTTCTCATCAGTTTCTTCTGGCAATTGCACCATGATCCATTTGCGATTGCCACCATCTTCGGCGTTGAGTTGCATGACGGCATGCGCAGTTGAGCCAGAGCCTGAGAAGAAATCTAGAATTAAATCATCTTCACCAGTAGTAATGATAAGGCATTTCTTTATTAGGCCAACAGGTTTGGGATTAGTGAATACATTCTTGCCGACCAATTCTTTGACGGTGATGCTTGCTTTCTTATTA
This window harbors:
- a CDS encoding DEAD/DEAH box helicase family protein; amino-acid sequence: MRLRFKHQKFQEDATNAVCDVFAGQPNETRKFLVDQGESSATQATLLDVARTGWANPDIRLREEDLLKNLRSVQKEQGILPSSKLEHMTSKVDWGNGQKSTVTKPVFTVEMETGTGKTYTYIKTMYEMNARYGWSKFIIVVPSVAIREGVHKSFQITADHFKEDYGKACRFFIYNSSRLNELEQFADDSGINVMIINTQAFNATGKDARRIYMKLDSFRSRRPIDVIAAVNPIVIIDEPQSVIGTVSSKNVARDSLGKFNPLFYINYSATHRENFNMVYRLDAVDAYQKQLVKKITVKGISVNGTTATNGYLYLQRINVYPNKSPSATVLFEHNAATGSGIVKKLKTFSHGDNIYDHSGEIEAYRDGYTISDIHASEGYVEFTNGVRLQLGEVVGDTSEEDIRRIQIRETIMSHLEKERELYKRGIKVLSLFFIDEVAKYKYYDDSGEQKGVYAKVFEEEYKNAIDRFFEQLPFGEDEEYRTFLERDESHRIHAGYFSVDKKGRAVDSDVKRGESESADVDAYDLIMKNKERLLSNEEPVRFIFSHSALREGWDNPNVFQICTLRMSTGEIKKRQEIGRGLRLSVNKNGDRMDADVLGVHGVHEVNSLTVIANESYEAFAKALQDEFYEVIKNRPKAVTPDLFTGQVWVDHAGNEVEIDSSKAAEIFVTLKQAGIVEEGQLTDMFHDLSPELRVEKVTEVLGSVSKDLEPYVDSALNLIESVYDPKKDPIVSDARTKATLHLDQEKFASKEFKNLWEKINSKTYYTVSFDEDKLVESCVNALNTKLRVTKTLIVITEGYLKSTKQDQSPEMKRLVGREVAIEEIASKSVTFDLVGEIATVTRLTRKTVATILQNIEPAVFKLFATNPEEFIREAIKLINEQKASTIIEHITYDRLEEAWNAEEIFADPTISGEYGKNIIDSKKHLFDKLRYDSGIERDLAVELDVAENVELYIKLPSGFFINTPMGKYNPDWAITFREGSVKHIYFVAETKGEGSLDSLSFTSHTGDIEKAKIECARRHFAAISSNTVKYSAISSYSELLKVVNS